The window GATCCCGCGGCTGCCACCCACGATGAGCGCGGTCGCCGGGTAGCTGGTCGGTGCGGTCACGACGCGGCCTCCGGGTGGGTGTAGGTGACGGGCAGCCGGTCGGCGCCCCGCATCATGACCGGGCCCTTCGGGGCGTACTCGTAGCCCGGCTCGAGCGCGAGATCGGGCAGCAGGTCGAGCACTGTCTCGAGCGTCGTGCGCCCCTCGATGCGGGCCAGGCCCGCCCCGAGACAGTAGTGCTCGCCGTAGCCGAAGGTGAGGTGCTTGCTGTGGATGCCGGCGCGGTCGAGCCGGAACTCGTCGGGCTCGTCGAACACCTGGGGGTCGCGGTTGGCGATGCCGACACCGAGCGCGACCCGGTGTCCTTCGGGGATGGTGTGCTCGCCGAGCGGGCACTCGCCCGCCGCGACGCGTGGGACCCAGTTGAGCGGCGGGTCGTAGCGCAGCGCCTCCTCGACGACGCGGTTGACCAGCGAGCGGTCGTGGCGCACCTGCTCGAAGCGGCTGC of the Actinomycetota bacterium genome contains:
- a CDS encoding cytochrome P450, whose product is TIPLPAVVFCAILGIPHEDRSSFLKWSDEAVDHSYRPEPPPSEGEFRTYIQEQIERARREPGTTLLHHLIDESDGQGRLSTDELVAAIRILIIAGNETTANLLATLFHQLLVDRSRFEQVRHDRSLVNRVVEEALRYDPPLNWVPRVAAGECPLGEHTIPEGHRVALGVGIANRDPQVFDEPDEFRLDRAGIHSKHLTFGYGEHYCLGAGLARIEGRTTLETVLDLLPDLALEPGYEYAPKGPVMMRGADRLPVTYTHPEAAS